The genomic DNA ATGCCGGCCGGGATGATGTTGCCCTTGTAAAGCTTGAGGGTAACTTCACCCGTCACAACCTTATTCACTTCATTGAAGAAGGCGTCCATAGCCTGGCGGAGCGGAGTGAACCACTGGCCATTGTAGACAAGGTTTGCGTACGTCATAGACATCTTCTGGGCTTCGAACAAAGTTTCCTTGTCGAGCACGAGCTGCTCCAAGCATTCGTGAGCCTTGTAAAGGAGCGTGCCACCCGGAGTTTCATAAACACCGCGGCTCTTGAGGCCGACGAGGCGGTTTTCAACGATGTCCAAAAGACCGCAAGCGTTCTTGCCACCGATTTCGTTCAAGAATTCGAGAAGTTCAACAGCGCCCATCTTCTTGCCGTTGATAGCAACCGGATTGCCCTTTTCGAAGGAGATCGTCACGTGATCAGCCTTGTTCGGAGCCTTTTCATACGTGTTGGTGTGCTTGAGGAATTCGTACTTGTGTTCCTGTTCCGGGAATTCCAAGACGCCACCTTCGTGAGAAAGGTGCCAGAGGTTGCCGTCTTCGGAGTAGATCTTCTTCTTGCTGATGCCGTTGAGCGGAATCTTGTGTGCAGCGGCGTAGTCGATAGCGTCTTCGCGGCTGTGGAATGTCCAACGCGGGTCCTTCCACGGAGCGATGACTTCGAGCTTCGGGTTGAGAGCGGCGTAGGTGAGTTCGAAACGGACCTGGTCATTACCCTTACCGGTAGCACCGTGAGCAACAGCGTAAGCGCCTTCCTTTTCGGCGATCTTAACCTGGTACTTAGCGATGAGCGGACGAGCAAAGGACGTACCGAGGAGGTAAGTGCCTTCGTACTTTGCACCGGCGCGAACGGTCGGCCAAACGTATTCTTCAAGGAATTCCTTCTTGAGGTCGAGAACGTAGCACTTGGAAGCACCCGTTGCAAGAGCCTTTTCTTCGAGAGCCTTTGCGTTCGGGAAGTCATTCTGACCGAGGTCGGCTGCGAATGCAATAACTTCGACGTCGTAGGTTTCCTTGAGCCAAGGAATGATGATGGAGGTGTCAAGTCCACCGCTGTAAGCGAGGACGACTTTCTTCTTGGATTCTGTTTTAGCCATTTTGAATGTCCTTATGGAAAATTTTAGACGTTGTAAATATAGAATAGACAAGTGGCGAGAGAACAGAGGAACGAAAAATTTTTATTAAAAAAAGCATCCCCATTTTACTTGCAACAACAACGGCTTCAGCAAAGCATTCAACTCTATTTTTTCTATTTTCGAAAACATGAAACTTTCGGACAGAGCGCTTGGTTATATTTCTTTCATTGTATTTGCCTGCATTTTTGGCGGCATTTCTTTTGGCATGTGGGCGGCGCATCAGAACGTACGCCAAACGGCGATAGTCGATTTTAACGAGCTTGGCTCTTTGCAACCCGAAGATCCCGTGGTATTGCGCGGCTACCGAGTCGGCACTATCGGAAGCGTCACCTGGCTCAAAGACCGCTCCCGCGTCGTCATTCACTTTACCGAACCGCTCAAGCTCCGCGAAGGTACACAATTCAATAACGTAAACTACGCACTCATGGGGCAACGCCGTCTCGAAATCATCCCGTCAAAGACGGGAACCCTCATGCCAGAGAACCACGTGTTCCAAGGGCATTTTGAACCAGGCATTGCAGAAACGTTGCGCCTCATCGAAAACGTAAACGAACAACTCGAAGCTGTACAGAAGACGATTCTGCTGCTCGCCCAGGGAGATTCTTCACACAAGTCCGCCCCGGAAATTTATGAAGAAGCCATGCACTCCATCGAGGACATTTTTGCCCACACCGAAAAGACGGTCGGCACGCTCGGTCCCAAGATGATCAAGCTCTTCAAGCAAATGAATTCTTCGAGCAAGGCGCTGACCAAGACCGCACTCCAAGCAGATACTGCCATCAAGACGGCTACTGCAACAGTGAACGAAAAACTCTCGCTCGTCGACTCTGTCGTCATTTCGCTTACAGAAAACGCAAAGAAGACAAACGATGTTATCACGAGCATCGAAAACGGAATCGATTCCGAAACACTTTTGCAATCCAAGGAACTTGTAGAAAAAATCAACGACATTATCGCAAGCCTCAACAGTGCCGTGCAAGCTATCGACACGAAGAATCTTGGATTCAAGGATAAAGACGGCAAGCCGATTAAGCTGATTACCTGGAAAAACATGAACATCATCGGTGATAACGCCCGCGACAAAGCTCGCAAGCGTTTAGAAGAAGCCAAGGCGCAACAAGAACAAAAGAAAGCAGGCAAGTAAATGGATTTATCGAACCTGCCCGGACTTGGTCCCAAGAGACTTGAAAAGCTGAACAAGTCCGGCTTAAGCACCATAGCCGATCTTTTATACAACATTCCGCGCACCTACCTCGACCAGACCAAGGTTTCAAAGATTGCAGACTTACACGATGGCGATCGCGCGGTCGTGATTGGGATTATCACGCGCGCAGGGATAGTCAAAGGGCGCATGTCGCGCTTTATGGCAGTCCTCACGGATGGTTCCGCCGAAATTTCGCTTTTATTTTTCCGCGGCACACGATTCATCGCAAACCGCGTGAAGCCGGGAACACGTTGGCTTGTTTCGGGTACGGTCGGTTCGTACCGCGGGCTGCAATTGGTGCATCCGGACATGCAGCCATTCGACGAAGGCGAAGCATTTAACGGACAAATTCTCCCCGTCTACCCGATTAGCGAAGTTTGCCGTGAAGCCAAAATGGAACAGCGGTTCTTCCGCAATTTGTACAAGACGATTTTCAATTTTCCGGGACTCACGCTCCCGAACGCTTGCCCGCGCGAGCTCACGGACTATTTGCACTTTGCACCTGTGATGGACAATCTCCGTACGCTCCACATGCCGAAAGATTTTGATTCCATTTACAAGGCGAAGCGCGAGCTCAAGATTTTGGAGCTTTTGCCGTTTTGCCTGCGCATGGTGAAGCGCCGCGAAAATCAAAAGATTCGCGGGCATGAACGCCAGATTGATTTGGGGAACGTGATGGCAGCGAAAGCGCGCCTCCCGTTCCAACTGACCGCCGGTCAGGACGCGGCGCTGAATACAATCATTGACGGTCTCAATGGCAAAAAGCAGTTCCACGCACTGTTGCAGGGCGACGTGGGCTGCGGAAAGACCGTCGTTGCCATGCTCGCCATTATGGCGGTCTGCGGAGCAGGCGAACAATGCGCTTTGATGGTCCCGACTGACATTCTCGCCCGCCAGCATTTCAAATCGCTCAAGCCGTTCTTTGATGCGGCTGGTATCCGCGTGCATCTGCTTGTCGGGGCAACTCCCGCCGCCGAAAAGAAGGTGATTCTCGGTGAACTCCAGATGGGGCTTTGCAACGTTGTCATCGGAACGCACGCGCTCTTTAGCAAAGATGTTTTCTTTGCAAAGCTCGGGCTCGTGATTATCGACGAACAGCACCGTTTCGGCGTGAGCCAGCGCGAAGCGCTGCTCGCCAAAGGCGACTACCCCGACATGCTCGTCATGAGCGCTACGCCGATTCCGCGAAGCCTCGCGATGACGCTTTACGGCGATTTAAAAGTCATCAGCATCAAGGAAAAGCCGGCAGGCCGTAAGCCTATCAAGACGCGTCTCGTGAACGCCGCAAAGCGCGAATCGATGAAGCAGTTTATTTGCAAGGAAGCCGCCGGCGGAAATCTTTGCTACTGGATTGCAAGCCGCGTGAACGCCGATGGCTCAGACAGCACCGACGAAAGCAACGCCCGCAGTGTCGATGACATCGTGAACGAAATGCGTGCCTTTATCGCCGCCTTCGGCCACACCGATGTGAGCATTGCAAAGCTCAAAGTTGCAGGCGTCCACGGTCAAATGGACGACACGCAAAGAGACGAAATCATCAAGCAGTTTGCAGCAGGCGAAATCCAGATTCTAGTTGCTACAACCGTTATCGAAGTCGGCGTGAACGTCCCTGCCGCAAATCTCATGGTCATCGACCAGCCAGACCGATTCGGTCTAGCGCAGCTTCACCAGCTGCGCGGCCGCGTAGGCCGTGGCAATCAAGAAGCCTGGTGCTTCTTGATGACACCCGAAGGCGAAGCCGCCGAAACGAGCATGGAGCGCCTCTCGCAATTTGCCGCTACCGAAGACGGCTTTGAGATTGCAGAACTCGACCTGAAAACTCGCGGCGCCGGAAACCTCGAAGGCAACGAACAGAGCGGAGCCTGGGTATTCCGCTGGTTCGACTGGATTCACGACCAGGAGCTCATTTCGCAAACGCTCGAACGAGCAGAACACATATTAAAAGACGGTTCCGCATTCAACGAAACCGCCAAAGAAAAAATCCAAACCTGGTACAACGAGAAGCCCTCGGCAAACGAGGACGGTGTCCATTAAAAATTAGAGCAAGCGCGTCATCGTTCCGACAACAAGAGCGATCAAGACAACGTTCAAGAAGAACATCGCGCGGCGCACAATCAAAAAGAAAATAGACTGCCAATGGAAAATGTGGTCGGTCGGGTTGATAAGTTCCTTCGCCGCCAAGAACACATTGATACCACCCGTCATCACGAGCATCAAAGCCCCCGGGAAATAGCCCTCGTTCCATACGAGAACCGTAAGCCACGCACCTGCAATCATGGCGATAATGCCGATGATAATTTCGACACGCATAAAAATGCGCTTGACTTCGCGAGCACGCTTCCGACGATTCTCGCGAGCAGCCTCGTCTTGATTCTTTTCTTCATCCGTCGCCATGTTCAAATACCTTTAAAAGTTTATAGTGAATACGATGTCGTCACAGAGTAATGCGCATCGCCCTTGCGTTTTCCATTCAGCGGGAAGCTCACATCAAGTTTATTGATCAAACGGGTAATAGACTTCGTTTGAGCCAAGCGGATGCCAAAGCCCGCCACATAAATCAAATCCTTACGATTAATGTCTTTTACGCAAGCAGCCGTTTCGCCAACACTTCCAAATGCGACCACAACCGGAGCCAACGTCAAAATTTCAAAATCAGGAAACCAGCGCTGTTCCAAGTTTCCATAAACGCGAGCTTGCCCAGAATAATACCCCGTCGGGAAACCGACAAATCCATCAGAGCCACCAAGCGTCAACTGGTAACCAAGCTTGGCATCGTCATACAAATCCAACTGTCCCGACAGTGCCGTCGAAAAACGCGTACTCGGATGGAAGATGTATTCGCCATTTACACGGCCATAAAAATCGCGACGCTTACCATGATCCAGATAAAACTTCATATAAGACTTAAGCGTCAAATGATGATTATCACGACCAAGATAAAGGTCTGTCCAAAAATCTAAACGGATATCGTTGTTATCGGAACCAAGTTGTTCGTAATTCTTCGAAATTTGAGCCTTGACGGAAAACCCCTTATCAATATCTTCGGTCCACCTGACGTTGTGGAAATTCTTGATTCTTTCGTAACGAATATTGGAGTACATCACATAAAAACCAAGGCGGGAATCCTTGCGTTCTGGCACCCAGTCATTCGCCGCAACAGCAGAATCAATGGCATAAGTCTTTTCGCCATCAACAAATTGATAGAGTCCTACACGACCATTATCAGCCGTTTCGCGCAAGTAATCATACGTTGCGCCCAAGTAGAACTTACGCTGTGCACCACCAAAAGATCGGCTCAAACGGAAGCTCAGAGAATCGTTAATGAAGTCTTTCAGTTGCATCAACTTCACAGACTTTTTCCCATTGAACTGCTGCAGCGAATCCAGACTCTTTTTCGGCAGAACTTCGACCGCGCCATGCGGCAAATCGCCGTTTCCATAGATGTACGTTATCCGCTTATTTTTCAAGCCCTCAAGTGTGTACGCCCACTGGTTCACGCTACGGCTGAGGAACGGCACGTACATTTTCCAGCTTGCCAAGTAACCATCCGTATTGTAGCTGTACAAAAGGTCTAAATGGTTGTAGCGGAAAAGGAAATGCGGGTCGCCATATTCCAACTGCCACATGTCGCGGAACTCGTCATGTCCAAAGTAAAAGCCAAGCTTTTGACCAAGCCCAAGGAAATTGCTTTCCTGAACGCCGATACCCCAAACCAGGTTGTCATAGCTCCACTCACTTCCCGAAAAACCTAAAGCAAAAGGAATCGTCAACGTCCAGTTATCGCTCGTTTGGACCGTCACGACATTTTTGCCTTCTTCATCGGCAACAGAAATACTGGCATCAGAAAGGAATTTCTGATCACGCAAAAAACGTTCCGCTTCCAAAAGCAAGTTCAAGTTGACGAGGTCACCTTTGTCAAAAAGCAAAAGCTTACTCACCGTAGATTCGCGGGTTTCGATATGCACCCAGTTCAGAATGTCATACGCCCACCGGTCGTACTTCGTATGCGCCTTGGAATCGTCAAAGGCATCGCCAATATTGTAGCGGATTTCGTCAACACGGAAAACGGCATTAGAATCGACCACATCCGCAAAGGATGCAGCCGCAAAACTCAACAAACAAAATATCAATTTTTTCACGGCAAGAATATACAATTTTAGACGATAGAAGAAAGACGAAAGACGAGAGATTTCGCCGAATTCTATACTTGCACGTTCCCGTCGCTTTTTCTACATTTTGCCGCGGGTAGCGGATGGCCGCCGGCAGCGAGCAATCAAAGCTGGAGGAAAGTCCGGGCACCGCAGGGCATGATGCTGGATAACGTCCAGGCGCGGTAACGCGACAGAAAGTGCAGCAGAGAATAGACCGCCCGCAGCAATGCGGGTAAGGGTGAAACGGCGAGGTAAGAGCTCACCGCACGACTGGTGACAGAAGTGGCTAGGTAAACCTCATCCGGTGCAAGACCAAGCAGGATTCCGTTCGAAAGAACCTGGTGCGGCCCGTGCCAGCTGGATATCCGGGTAGGTCGCTTGAGGCGGTCGGTAACGATTCGTCCAGAGAGATGGTCATCGCTTCGCAAGAAGTACAGAACCCGGCTTATAACTACTCAACTTTGAAGGCTTCCGCGACAAACGGAAGCCTTCTCCTTTTTAGACAAGGGAGGGGTCGCGAATCTACAAACTCACGAACTTGCGCATGCCCGCAAAAGTGACTGCAAGGCTAACAATCATAGAAACAGTCAACACAATCAGCGGCACAAATAAATTGCTCAAAAAAGCTTCGTGACCAAGTTGTACAAGCAACAGAAGCGGAATAATGAAAAAAAGCGTCATGTGGGTCGCTGCACGGACGGTTTTAACACGAAGCGAAACCATCAGAGAAAACGCAGTCGTCAACAGCACCGCCGAAAGTGCTCCAAGCATCGAAGCCACCGCCGCAGTTACCGTAATTTCGGAATGAGAAAACCAGTAACCAAGCTGCGCCAAAAGCGCAAACACCAGCGGGAATGGAAGAATCGCAAACAGTTTGCCCCAAAACAGTTTCGCCGGCGCAATCGGAGAGAGCTGTAAAAGTTCCAGCGAATTGCGTTCGCGCTCGCCCGCAAAACTGTCACCCGCCAAAGGAGCGCCCATCGGAGCCATCAGACAGCCGAGCAAAAGCATCATGTAGCTTTCCATGCCCTGCATAATTTCGCCACCGTAACGCGACACAGCAATCGCCTGGCTCGCCGCGAGAATCATCGGCGGGATGATGAACGGAATCCAGAAACGCGGATCCCTGAAAATCAGTCGAAGTTCGTGTTTAAAAACGTGGAGCATATATCTAACCTAGAACTTAGCAAAAAAAGAGCTCGAGCAGGGGCAATTTAAATGCACGCGAAGTACGATTTTGGCCATTTGATGCTACTAATTTTAGATTTTTCCATTTTCAGTAGCATAAATTCTACTTTATCCACAATATTTATAGATAAAAACACTTTTCGCGTGCTACAAAATTCGCATTTTGACCTTTTTTGTAGTACAAATCCAGCGGACAAGCTCAAAATCGGCCTACATTTCGCTTAATTTGTCCCAAAATTATGCTACAAAAACGGAGAATTCACCCATTTAGTAGCATATTTCTGCATTTTCCGTATCACTTTTCGCACCAATTTGCTTCAGAGTACACAAAAAAGTATATTAGCATATACTCTTAAACATAAACACACAACTTTTTATGAGCGACAATTTTAAAAACAAACTCTCCGTGTGGGCGGTTTTTAGTGCCGGCGGGCTTATATTTGGGGCTTTTCTAACTCCTCTTTTCGGCTTTAAAAAAGCGCTCTACATATTCCTTGCATATTCGCTTTTTTCTGCAATAAGTATTTTCGTTTTTGGGAAATTTCCCGGACGAAGGAACATATTCAAGAAAACCGATAATATGTACATCGACGATTATTTTTCGGAAGAAGACAACCACGGCGACGAAACCGACAAATTCGACGAAATTATGGGCATAAAGGAAAAAGAAAAATCCTTTGACGAGTTCATCGCCGCAAGGAAGAAAGAATGATTTACTTACTTTCATTTTGCTTATTCACTTTTTTGCTGATAGAAACGCTTATTACTAAAGAAATAAAACTGAAGGGACCACGAACAACTTTAAAAGACAATCCAAATACTTACAAGCTATTTGTTATTACCTATTCCGCTTTAATTTTATTTTCTTTAATAACCTTTTTTCTTGACTTATTCGGATTGATCGAATAAAAGCTTAAAAACAAAAAGGGACTCTTTCGAGTCCCGTTTTTTTTAGTCGCGCTTGAGCGTCTTGTACTTGATCGGCTTCGGATTGTCGGCGTCTTCACCGAGGCGCTTGCGACGATCAGCTTCGTATTCGCTCCAGTTGCCTTCGAACCACACGACCTTCGAATCACCTTCGTAAGCGAGGATGTGCGTTGCAATACGGTCAAGGAACCAGCGGTCATGCGAGATAATCACAGCGCAGCCTGCGAACTTAAGGATAGCCTGTTCGAGAGCCTGCAATGTTTCGATGTCCAAATCGTTCGTCGGTTCGTCGAGGAACAAGAGGTTGCCCGGCTTCTGCAAGTTCTTTGCCATGAGCACGCGGTTGCGTTCACCACCAGAGAGCTGCGAGAGTTTCTTCTGCTGGGCTGCACCCGTGAAATTGAAGAGACCGCAGTAAGCACGGCCATTCATCTTGCGGTCGCCCACCAAGATTTCGTCATTGCCACCCGTGATGGATTCCCAAACCGTCTTGGAATCGTCCAAGCTTTCGCGGCCCTGTTCCATACTGATGATTTCGACAGTTTCGCCAATCTTGAGCGTACCGCCATCCGGCTTTTCCTGGCCCATGATCATCTTGAACAAAGTCGTTTTACCAGCACCATTCGGACCGATAATGCCCACGATGCCCGAGCGCGGCAAGCTGAAATTCAAATCGTCAAACAGCACCTTTTCGCCAAAGGCCTTCTGCAAATGTTCCGCCTGAATGACGACATCGCCCAAGCGCTTGCCGTTTGCAATGTGGATCTGAGCCACCTTGATCTGTTCCTTGGAATCTTCGGCCAAGAGTTCTTCGTAAGCCTTGAGACGAGCCTTACTCTTTGCTTGGCGAGCCTTCGGACTCTGCTTGACCCATTCCTGTTCGCGAGCGAGGCGCTTCTGACGGTCAGATTCACCCTTTTCTTCGTTCTTCATGCGTTCAAGCTTTTGGTCAAGCCACTGGGCGTAATTGCCTTCCCAAGGAATGCCGCGACCGCGGTCAATTTCCAAAATCCAGTTCGTTACGTTGTCAAGGAAGTAACGATCATGCGTCACGAGAATCACAGAACCCTTGTATTCGCGGAGGTGGCGTTCAAGCCATGCAACCGTTTCGGCATCCAAGTGGTTCGTCGGTTCATCCAAGAGCAACAAATCCGGTTCTTCGAGGAGCAAGCGGCAGAGAGCCACGCGGCGCTTTTCACCACCAGAAAGGTTTGTCACCGGCCAATCGCCCGGCGGGCAGCGGAGAGCGTCCATTGCAATTTCAATGTTGCGGTCGAGGCTCCACAAGTCCTGAGCGTCGATGATATCCTGAAGCTTTGCCTGTTCGTCGAGGAGCTTGTTCATCTCGTCGTCTTCCATCGGTTCAGCAAACTTCATGGAAATTTCGTTGAAGCGGTCAAGTACAGCCTGCTTTTTAGCGACGGCCTGCATCACATTTTCCTTGACGGTCAAGTTCGGGTCAAGCTGCGGTTCCTGCGGCAAGTAGCCTGCGGTGCGACCCGGTTCAATCCAAGCTTCGCCCTGGAATTCCTTGTCAATGCCCGCCATGATGCGGAGGAGCGTAGACTTACCGGCACCATTCTGGCCGATAATACCAATCTTTGCGCCATAGTAGAAGCTCAAAGAAATGTCCTTCAGCACCTCTTTGTTAGGCGGATAGGACTTGGTCATTTTGTACATGTAGAAAACGAATTTTTCTGCTTTGTTTTGTTCGGCCATATTTTAGTGATTAATGGTTAGTGATTAGAGGTTAGCGGCCATGCCGCAGTTTAATTATGCATTCCTAATATAGAAATATCTGTTCAGAGCCAACATTACAAGCTGCATTACCACAGCGAATAGCGCCATAATAGCGATGTAATCCAAAGTAAATAGCAGATATCCGTGCTCCAGATCCAAAGAAAAGAACGGTTGTTGAAGCGTCATGTATTTCCACAAGCCTCGTTCGATAAAGGCATAAATTCCATAAACGCCAAGAACCGAAACCACGCCCATCGCAACCTTTCCGCGAACAAACAGCGACAAATGAAGCCCAATGTGAAGCGAAACAAAAAACAAATACCAATGGCTCGCAAGCATGTGCGCCGTGCGGGCAAAGCTCGTACAACTTTCAATACCAATCCACGCGAATACGTGATTTGAAAGAATTACCCCACTAATCATCAAGAAAAGCACACATAAAATAACACTGCCATTAATGACAGTCCGCACAATCCGCAGTGCATTGTACTTTCCTTTGAGCAGCCCCTTGATCCACGCACGATTCACAACAAGATGCGTTACCCAGAGCACGAATAAAATCACACCTAGAGTTTCATGAACCAAGTCGCTATCAAAAGACTCGTCGAAAGCCTCATAAAAAAAGTTACACCCACCCATTAAAACCAAGGTGAGTGCAGCCATCGCAATATCTAAAGCACACCGAGAAATTTTAACCACTTATCCACATCCTTCTGAGCTTTTTTACGATTATTCTGAGCAATATGCCCATAGATAGAAAGACCTTTCGTCACAACAGCTCCCGTTGCAGCCTTTTTCAGTTTTGCAATGGCAGAAAGACCACTCCCCTCATGCGTCACGAACGGATGAACCAACTTTCCTTTCAGATTATACTTTTCAAGGAAAGTATACATCAGCATAGGCATATCGTTCAACCACACTGGATAACCAATATAAATTTCATCAAACTCCTCGGGATTCACTTCCACAGGCTTAATCGCCGGGCGTGCATTTTCTGCGCGATCCTTTTTCGCTGCACTGAGGCATTCATCATAGGTCCTGGGGTATTCCGTTTCTGGCATCACGCGCAAAAGCGTAGCGCCCGTCTTTTCCGCAATCATCTCGGCAATGATTTCGGTATTACCTTTGATAATTGTACCGACGCTGACGTTTTCGCCAATATGGGAAAAATAGGCGACGAGGATTTTCTTTTCGGCCGCCATGGATACACCAATGAGAAACATCAATAGAATTAAGACTATTTTACGCATGCTCCGCTCCTGTTCTCAATTTTTTACCATTAACTAAAAATAATATAAAAAAACAAGAGAAACCACACGCAATTAGAACAATATGGAATACATTTGAGCTAAAGCAAACAAAACGGCATCAATCCACTAAACTTCCGCCAAAAACTGTTTAATTTTAGCCTTGACGAAATTCAAGTCCGGGTTCGTAATTACCGGAATGAGCGCATTAATTTCTTCGACGGACTTATCCCACCATTTCCACTTGAGCAAAAGCATCGTCAGTTCCTCGTCGAAACGGTTGCGGATATACTGCGCCGGGTTACCCGCCACAATCGTATAGGGCTCCACATCGCTCCCCACGACCGCATTCGCTCCTATGATGGCACCATCGCCAATATGCACACCCGGCAAAATCACAGCGTTCTGCCCAATCCACACATCGTTCCCAATTACCGTATCGCCCTTGAGTGGCAAATTTTCTTTAGCAGGAGGCGCCATATTCCAGCCCTGCAATGTGTAAAACGGGAACGTCGAAACCGCATTCATCTGATGGTTCGCACCATTCATCACGAACTCCACCCCTGCCGCGATTTGGCAGAATTTTCCGACAATTAACTTGTCGTCATTCCACGGATAAAGATGCGTCACGTGACTCTCGAAATCGCTATCGGCAATGTAGGTGAAATCGCCCACGACAATCTGCGGATTCTTGAGCGTCGGCTTCACGTAAATTTCCTTGTCGTACCCAGCAATCGGGTGGACCGTCATCGGATCAGGGAGTGTATTTGGCATAGTGACCTCCGTGGGTGAGATATGGGAAAAGGTAATAAAAAGCAAATAAACCAGTCTTTTCCGAATTGGTCGGGAATCTTCTTTTCGCGATCCATTCACAAAAAGTCATTTTATGACATTAAAGAAACATATATTAATAAAGAAGAATTCAATGAAGGACTTTATAAACTGGGATAAGAAAACAATTATTTTTAAACAATATATCAACATAAATTTTGCAAAATTAGACAAAATTCACTAATTATAACATTTTTATTTGTTATTAACATTTTAAAAAGTTATATTACTATATAAATGTTATAAAGGAGCGGATTATGTCTTTTTCCATACAGAAAGTCATTGACTCAATCAAAGGAATCTTTGAATATTTCGGTTTCGACAGTGAAGTCAAACAAGCTCAAAAACCGAAGGAACTCCCCATGTATCTGACCTCAAACCGTGATTTTTTTGATGTAAATATTTGTGGCATGAACTTTACCGCCATCGTTCCGAATAATGGCGAGACGTTCTCCGCAGAAGCGTTGTCCAAACAAATCGAGAAATACAAACAGGCTTTTTCACAACCAACAGCCTTCTTTTTCGAAAACACCACTGCGATCCAACAAAAAGCACTC from Fibrobacter sp. UWB13 includes the following:
- a CDS encoding CatB-related O-acetyltransferase, yielding MPNTLPDPMTVHPIAGYDKEIYVKPTLKNPQIVVGDFTYIADSDFESHVTHLYPWNDDKLIVGKFCQIAAGVEFVMNGANHQMNAVSTFPFYTLQGWNMAPPAKENLPLKGDTVIGNDVWIGQNAVILPGVHIGDGAIIGANAVVGSDVEPYTIVAGNPAQYIRNRFDEELTMLLLKWKWWDKSVEEINALIPVITNPDLNFVKAKIKQFLAEV